A genomic segment from Desulfatirhabdium butyrativorans DSM 18734 encodes:
- a CDS encoding chemotaxis protein CheW, with protein sequence MATREGKYLTFTLAGEEYGIGILKVKEIIGMMAITTVPQTPAYVKGVINLRGKVIPIVDLRLKFDMASINQTEKTCIIVVEVANGGQKVMIGILVDSVSEVLNIKGGDIEDTPNFGSHLNTEYILGMAKTGGKVKILLDIDRVLSNEETALLAKVA encoded by the coding sequence ATGGCAACTCGAGAGGGGAAATATTTGACGTTTACACTGGCGGGAGAGGAATATGGAATCGGCATTTTGAAGGTCAAGGAGATCATCGGAATGATGGCGATCACCACCGTGCCGCAGACGCCGGCCTATGTGAAGGGCGTGATCAATCTGCGGGGGAAAGTGATTCCCATTGTGGATCTGCGGCTGAAATTCGATATGGCATCGATCAATCAGACGGAAAAGACCTGCATTATCGTGGTGGAGGTCGCCAATGGCGGCCAGAAGGTCATGATCGGGATACTGGTGGATTCGGTATCGGAAGTTCTCAATATCAAGGGAGGCGATATCGAGGACACGCCGAATTTCGGAAGCCATCTGAATACGGAATACATCCTGGGGATGGCCAAGACCGGGGGAAAGGTGAAGATCCTTCTCGATATCGACCGTGTGCTCAGCAACGAAGAAACGGCACTGTTGGCGAAGGTGGCGTGA
- a CDS encoding solute carrier family 23 protein, which yields MCVNSASTVLRGAGDNGGRRVIRHRFVVAACGKASRAQVHVNRTHRPIEKTGLLDKLIGDLTTCQKINDSNWKRLDIDSISRGVVAEGVGTAITGLMGGTGLAASSSNIGMSYATGATSKIIGTVTGAIFMALAFLPKIASLLAMMPRPVVGAIVIYAACFMIVTGWSIIMTRMIDARKTFTVGLALVAGISVETIPQLFGKIPAELKPIFGSSLALATLVAVVINMVFRIGIRSKMTLQLPVEQDVDQKIYRFFENAGETWGARREVVMRAMSAVNEFLETAVALELASGPIRVEAGFDEFSLDVEIRYPGRQMVFPTHRPSAEAILDDEAGLAALSGYIIRQSTQKLRSETRNGEQRILLHYDH from the coding sequence GTGTGCGTAAATAGCGCCAGCACGGTTCTGAGAGGGGCCGGCGACAATGGCGGAAGAAGGGTGATTCGGCATCGATTCGTAGTAGCCGCGTGCGGCAAGGCGTCTCGTGCTCAAGTTCATGTGAATCGTACCCATCGACCAATAGAGAAAACCGGTCTACTCGACAAGCTGATCGGGGACCTGACGACCTGCCAGAAAATCAACGATTCCAACTGGAAGCGGTTGGATATCGATTCGATCAGCAGAGGAGTCGTTGCCGAAGGGGTGGGGACGGCGATCACCGGCTTGATGGGGGGAACAGGGCTTGCCGCATCATCCTCGAATATCGGTATGTCGTATGCCACGGGCGCGACGAGCAAAATCATCGGGACGGTTACGGGCGCGATTTTCATGGCCCTGGCCTTTCTTCCGAAAATTGCATCGCTGCTGGCCATGATGCCCCGGCCTGTCGTCGGCGCCATTGTCATCTATGCGGCATGTTTCATGATCGTGACCGGATGGAGCATCATCATGACGAGAATGATCGATGCAAGAAAGACATTTACCGTTGGGCTGGCCCTCGTTGCCGGAATCAGTGTGGAAACGATCCCTCAGCTTTTCGGTAAAATTCCCGCTGAGCTCAAGCCGATTTTTGGTTCTTCGCTTGCGCTTGCGACACTTGTCGCCGTCGTCATCAACATGGTTTTCCGCATCGGCATTCGGTCCAAAATGACGCTTCAATTGCCGGTGGAACAGGATGTCGACCAGAAGATCTACCGTTTCTTCGAAAACGCCGGCGAGACATGGGGTGCGAGAAGAGAGGTGGTGATGCGCGCGATGAGCGCCGTCAATGAATTTCTCGAAACCGCTGTGGCTCTGGAGCTGGCTTCTGGGCCGATCCGCGTGGAAGCGGGTTTCGATGAATTCAGTCTCGATGTGGAAATCCGATATCCCGGGAGGCAAATGGTTTTCCCCACCCATCGTCCATCCGCCGAAGCCATTCTCGATGATGAAGCCGGGCTGGCCGCGCTCTCCGGTTACATCATCCGGCAATCCACCCAGAAATTGCGGAGCGAAACCCGAAACGGCGAACAACGGATCCTGCTTCACTACGATCATTGA
- a CDS encoding PAS domain S-box protein — protein sequence MDWLDRGSTRYKSHFQGSSWPPGPAGLAWPKTIGRETRNIGLLKGIGKMAINEKPALIKQHRIIGILFPLSCLLTLCLLKLFIANQSAALDVPQAFFDKAVVAAPGPFTSASEHTSDKKSQILILDGSPEGLPQPAAMIRAIMDTLKKNDFSVNNLFIEHLDLARYPDFEHRAILQQLLRYKFACQSIGMIICINQQAFEFLSTDIKDLLPDVPALLVNVQRPDVCEDDNPRKSIELFSQEDIAGTLRYASTLFPEKRRLLVINGHDDSNVPFLEAVAEAIDRLPTKLEVEYTGLLSYEEMLQRIAMLPPNTIAFLGPYFNDRTGRKFVPAEVAAVVAKTANVPVFADVDALIFQGLFGGSTVLTDMTGKRTAEIALDYLNGNISLTQQKIRFEMGNVPLFNWPQIVRWKIRTDKLPANAILINRPPTLWGQYKTAVISAMLVIIILIAFIVALIIENRRRKISEKMARESEESFRSLFEDHAAVKLIIDPVTGNIINANHAAAAFYGWPRETLTRMSIQEINLLPPEAVKEEMEKAIAATRDHFEFQHRLADGSIRTVSVFSSSVKMGGRMYLHSIIHDITARKQAEEDRLRLAAAIEQSGEMVVMTDREGIIQYVNPAFEQITGYTCEEAVGKNPRILKGGKQGVDFYKGLWNTLTVGGTWKGHFVNKKKDGVFFEEDATISPVRNLSGEITHYVAVKRDVTEQLKMERQLHQAQKMDAIGTLAGGIAHDFNNILGAISGYTEISLGKIPPDSRIKYYLEQIQASSRRAINLVQQILDFSRLTEKERKPVSLTPLIKETIKMLREIIPSTIEIRLNAQTDDDTILGDATQIYQILMNLCTNAYQAMKDKGGLLEVELVRREVREGGDIDNDLQGFDAGSYIELTVKDTGNGIDPIIQKRIFDPFFTTKKVGEGTGLGLSVVHGIVRSYGGKISVESRIGKGSSFHVYLPILVEKPETPAKVEEPLDMHGKGRILLVDDEAMLANVMKEMLEDRGYTVIARTDSIVALETFRDDPDRFDLVITDQTMPEMTGIDLAGQVMAIRPEIPVILCTGFIDSVIEEKATKTGIRGFLLKPVNMKRLITLICDLLAPAG from the coding sequence TTGGATTGGCTGGATCGAGGAAGCACTCGATATAAAAGCCATTTTCAAGGCAGTAGTTGGCCGCCAGGGCCGGCAGGGTTAGCATGGCCGAAAACGATAGGGAGAGAAACCAGAAACATCGGCCTGCTGAAAGGGATTGGAAAAATGGCGATAAACGAGAAACCTGCCCTGATCAAACAGCATCGCATCATTGGCATACTTTTCCCGTTGTCCTGCTTACTCACGTTGTGTTTGCTGAAATTGTTTATTGCAAACCAGTCGGCTGCCTTGGATGTACCGCAGGCATTCTTTGACAAGGCGGTAGTTGCTGCCCCCGGTCCTTTTACTTCGGCTTCCGAACATACCTCTGATAAGAAATCGCAGATACTTATCCTCGATGGTTCGCCAGAAGGATTACCTCAGCCGGCGGCAATGATACGCGCCATCATGGATACCTTGAAAAAGAACGATTTTAGCGTGAACAATCTGTTTATCGAACATCTCGATCTTGCCAGGTACCCGGATTTCGAACATCGTGCCATTTTACAACAACTTCTGCGCTACAAATTTGCTTGTCAGTCCATCGGTATGATCATCTGCATTAACCAACAGGCATTCGAATTCCTATCTACAGATATCAAAGACCTATTACCGGATGTACCGGCACTTCTTGTCAATGTTCAAAGGCCCGACGTTTGCGAGGATGACAATCCACGTAAGAGTATTGAACTATTTTCTCAGGAAGATATCGCAGGAACGCTGCGTTATGCGTCCACTCTCTTTCCTGAGAAAAGACGACTGTTAGTGATCAACGGACATGATGACAGCAATGTCCCCTTTTTAGAAGCCGTTGCTGAAGCCATCGATCGTCTGCCGACAAAACTGGAAGTCGAATACACGGGGTTACTCTCCTACGAAGAGATGCTCCAAAGAATCGCCATGCTCCCCCCAAACACCATTGCCTTTCTAGGTCCGTATTTCAACGACCGGACTGGCCGCAAATTTGTTCCGGCCGAAGTGGCCGCCGTGGTGGCCAAAACTGCCAATGTACCTGTTTTTGCCGATGTTGACGCCCTTATTTTTCAGGGGTTGTTTGGCGGATCTACCGTGCTTACCGATATGACGGGCAAGCGCACAGCCGAAATAGCTCTCGACTATTTGAACGGCAATATCTCTCTCACCCAGCAAAAGATCCGTTTTGAAATGGGCAATGTTCCACTGTTCAACTGGCCACAGATTGTTCGTTGGAAGATCAGAACCGATAAATTGCCTGCCAACGCCATATTGATCAATCGTCCGCCGACGCTCTGGGGGCAATACAAGACGGCTGTTATATCGGCGATGCTGGTGATCATTATCCTGATCGCCTTCATTGTCGCCTTGATTATAGAAAACCGTCGCCGAAAAATTTCCGAAAAGATGGCCCGGGAGAGCGAGGAATCCTTCCGGAGTTTATTTGAAGACCACGCTGCGGTGAAACTTATCATCGATCCCGTCACGGGAAATATCATCAATGCGAATCATGCTGCTGCAGCTTTCTATGGCTGGCCTCGTGAAACCCTTACACGGATGTCAATCCAAGAGATAAACTTGTTGCCTCCCGAGGCAGTCAAGGAGGAGATGGAAAAAGCCATTGCTGCCACGAGGGATCACTTCGAGTTCCAACATAGGCTGGCTGATGGATCGATTCGGACCGTTTCTGTGTTCAGCAGCAGTGTTAAAATGGGGGGGCGAATGTATCTCCATTCCATCATTCATGACATCACCGCGCGGAAGCAGGCGGAGGAGGATCGTCTGCGGTTGGCGGCGGCTATCGAACAATCCGGTGAAATGGTGGTGATGACTGACAGGGAAGGGATCATTCAATATGTCAATCCGGCTTTCGAGCAGATCACCGGTTATACGTGCGAGGAGGCCGTGGGAAAGAACCCGCGGATCTTGAAAGGCGGTAAACAGGGCGTTGATTTTTATAAAGGGTTATGGAATACCCTTACCGTTGGCGGGACATGGAAAGGCCACTTCGTAAACAAGAAGAAGGACGGCGTCTTCTTCGAGGAAGATGCCACGATTTCTCCCGTAAGAAATTTGTCGGGAGAAATCACCCATTATGTTGCGGTAAAACGTGATGTCACCGAACAATTGAAGATGGAAAGGCAACTCCATCAGGCTCAAAAGATGGATGCCATCGGAACATTGGCCGGAGGCATTGCTCACGACTTCAACAATATTCTCGGAGCCATTTCCGGTTACACGGAAATTTCCCTTGGGAAGATCCCTCCGGATAGCAGAATCAAGTATTATCTGGAGCAGATACAAGCATCAAGCCGGCGCGCCATCAACCTGGTTCAGCAGATTCTCGACTTCAGTCGCCTGACGGAAAAAGAGCGGAAGCCCGTCAGTTTGACACCCCTGATCAAAGAGACCATCAAGATGTTGAGGGAAATCATCCCCTCGACTATTGAAATTCGGCTAAACGCCCAAACAGACGATGATACGATCCTCGGCGATGCGACACAGATCTACCAGATACTGATGAATCTTTGCACCAATGCCTATCAGGCCATGAAAGACAAAGGTGGTCTGCTGGAGGTCGAATTGGTCCGGAGAGAGGTTCGCGAGGGGGGCGATATCGATAATGACCTGCAGGGATTTGATGCAGGATCGTACATCGAACTGACCGTCAAGGATACCGGAAACGGCATAGACCCGATTATCCAGAAGCGGATATTCGACCCCTTCTTCACCACCAAAAAGGTCGGCGAAGGCACAGGCCTCGGCCTGTCAGTGGTTCACGGCATTGTCAGAAGTTACGGTGGAAAGATCTCCGTGGAAAGCCGGATCGGCAAAGGGAGCTCGTTCCACGTTTATCTCCCCATCCTTGTCGAGAAGCCGGAGACACCTGCCAAGGTTGAGGAGCCGCTGGACATGCACGGGAAGGGTCGGATCCTGCTCGTGGACGATGAGGCCATGTTGGCCAATGTGATGAAGGAGATGCTGGAGGATCGCGGATATACGGTGATTGCCAGAACCGACAGCATAGTCGCCCTCGAGACCTTCCGCGACGATCCCGATCGTTTCGACCTGGTCATTACCGATCAGACCATGCCGGAGATGACGGGCATTGATTTGGCTGGACAGGTCATGGCGATCCGGCCCGAGATCCCGGTCATTCTCTGCACAGGGTTCATCGATTCAGTCATTGAAGAAAAAGCAACGAAAACAGGCATAAGGGGATTTCTATTAAAACCCGTCAACATGAAGCGGCTGATCACCCTAATCTGCGATCTGCTCGCCCCGGCAGGGTAG
- a CDS encoding sigma-54-dependent transcriptional regulator — MARVLIIDDDEILSNMLAEVVTDMGHIASRAFTLSDGLKKAAADHFAVILLDVNLPDGSGLTKIPIFRDLCCSTEIIIITAYGDRDGAELALNNGVWDYLQKTASISDIKLSLSRAIQYAEANQRKAPTHIEMDLEGIIGTSNPLKICFSRLAQAARSDANVLITGETGTGKELFARAVHRNSSRASGPFITVDCACLTPTLVESQLFGHEKGAFTGADRKMDGMILQADGGILFLDEIGELPLHIQNAFLRVLQERHFRSVGGREEIASDFRTLAATNRDLDAMVGAGTFRSDLLYRLRGLVIALPPLREHPEDIPELASFYTTKLCNRYGIAVKGISPDFIDLISTYEWPGNVRDLVNVLESAIAEAFDEPMLYPKHLPTNLRLHFASIGPGQPAEDPVPQPLPLLKNVRESAVRETEYHYLRKLMLLAKGDIGEGCRISGLSRPQLYAQLKKHNLSIKSYNRPA, encoded by the coding sequence ATGGCGCGCGTACTCATCATCGATGACGACGAGATCCTGTCCAACATGCTTGCGGAAGTCGTGACTGACATGGGGCATATCGCTTCAAGGGCCTTTACCCTATCCGATGGCCTAAAGAAGGCCGCCGCGGATCATTTCGCCGTTATCCTTCTCGATGTGAATCTCCCCGACGGCAGCGGGTTGACGAAAATCCCCATCTTTCGAGATTTATGCTGTTCAACGGAGATCATCATCATTACCGCCTATGGCGACCGCGACGGCGCCGAGTTGGCGTTGAACAACGGTGTTTGGGATTATCTTCAGAAGACCGCTTCGATTTCCGACATCAAGCTTTCTTTATCCAGGGCCATTCAATATGCGGAAGCGAATCAACGCAAGGCGCCTACCCATATCGAGATGGATTTGGAAGGCATTATCGGTACAAGCAATCCACTAAAGATCTGTTTCAGCCGCCTTGCCCAAGCGGCAAGAAGCGATGCCAATGTGCTGATCACGGGAGAAACCGGCACCGGCAAGGAGCTCTTTGCCCGTGCCGTTCACAGAAACAGCAGCCGGGCATCAGGCCCTTTCATTACCGTCGATTGCGCATGCCTTACGCCTACGCTGGTGGAGAGCCAGCTTTTTGGTCATGAGAAAGGGGCGTTTACCGGAGCTGACAGAAAGATGGATGGAATGATCCTGCAGGCGGACGGTGGCATTCTGTTCCTCGATGAGATTGGCGAGCTTCCCCTCCACATCCAGAATGCCTTTCTGCGAGTCCTTCAGGAGCGGCATTTCCGATCCGTCGGAGGACGGGAAGAGATTGCAAGCGACTTTCGGACCCTGGCGGCAACCAACCGGGATCTGGATGCCATGGTAGGTGCAGGGACCTTCAGAAGCGATCTGCTTTACCGTCTCCGTGGATTGGTGATTGCGCTGCCGCCCCTGAGAGAACATCCGGAAGATATTCCGGAGTTGGCATCCTTTTATACGACGAAACTCTGCAACCGTTATGGCATTGCTGTCAAGGGCATCTCACCGGATTTTATCGATCTGATTTCGACGTATGAGTGGCCGGGCAATGTCCGGGATCTGGTCAATGTCCTGGAATCGGCGATAGCCGAGGCATTCGATGAACCCATGCTTTACCCCAAGCACCTTCCCACGAATCTCCGTCTTCATTTTGCTTCGATAGGTCCTGGCCAGCCAGCAGAAGATCCCGTTCCGCAACCCCTTCCCTTGTTGAAAAATGTTCGCGAATCGGCGGTCCGGGAGACGGAATACCACTACCTCCGAAAGCTGATGCTGCTGGCGAAGGGCGATATCGGGGAGGGGTGTCGCATTTCCGGCCTCTCCCGCCCGCAACTTTATGCCCAGCTAAAAAAACACAACCTGTCGATTAAAAGCTATAACCGCCCCGCCTGA
- a CDS encoding methyl-accepting chemotaxis protein — protein sequence MSFANMKVSTKLYLGFSVPVVLLLVVLVVAVSNMTTIDQNLERIITVNNKRVNLTADMATIVRENSISLRNGILASDNKEIQTEKNDSTSRKEKYDEMFKKFMELTPKEDTKGWALIDKIKACQKVARELNNQVFELALADKDEDAKDIMTSKARPAVRKWIDAIDEANDYQDQRSDIRYNAIQAAYVQSRFVMFSTGAFTVLLAGLIAFLITRSITGPLNKVILGLSDGAEQVSSAACQVSSSSQSLAEGTSEQASSLEETSSSLEEMSSMTKQNANHANEAKAMMSEATTIVEKVDRHMKEMADAVAEINRSSEETGKIIKTIDEIAFQTNLLALNAAVEAARAGEAGAGFAVVADEVRNLAMRASDAAKNTSNLIENTIKAVRKGSELTHATQDAFKENATIAQKIGQLVDEIATASVEQSHGIAQVNLAVSEMDKVTQSTAANAEESAAASEELNAQAEQMKTFVEDLVRVVGGSSNGARSGGGRLRREQPVAWKAVGHSALALPEPVKKAVGKVMFKPKGRVTPEEFIPLKDGEFNEF from the coding sequence ATGAGTTTTGCAAACATGAAGGTATCTACAAAATTATATCTCGGCTTTAGCGTACCGGTGGTGTTGTTGCTGGTCGTTCTTGTGGTCGCTGTTTCCAATATGACCACCATAGACCAGAACCTTGAACGTATCATAACGGTCAACAATAAGCGGGTAAATCTCACCGCGGACATGGCAACGATCGTGCGGGAAAATTCCATCTCGCTTCGGAATGGCATTCTTGCCAGCGACAACAAGGAGATTCAGACTGAAAAGAACGACTCCACCTCGCGCAAGGAAAAATACGACGAGATGTTCAAGAAGTTCATGGAACTGACTCCAAAGGAGGATACCAAAGGATGGGCTTTGATCGACAAGATAAAGGCCTGCCAAAAAGTTGCCAGGGAATTGAACAACCAGGTATTTGAATTGGCGCTGGCCGACAAGGACGAAGATGCCAAGGACATCATGACCAGCAAGGCCAGGCCAGCGGTACGCAAGTGGATCGATGCGATCGATGAAGCGAACGACTACCAGGATCAACGCAGCGATATTCGTTATAACGCAATACAGGCTGCTTATGTCCAATCACGCTTTGTGATGTTTTCCACAGGGGCGTTTACTGTCCTTCTGGCGGGCCTGATCGCATTTCTTATTACTCGCAGCATTACCGGCCCGTTGAACAAGGTTATCTTGGGACTCTCCGATGGGGCCGAACAGGTATCATCGGCGGCCTGTCAGGTCTCTTCTTCGAGTCAGTCTCTGGCGGAGGGGACCTCGGAGCAGGCATCCTCGCTGGAGGAGACTTCGTCGTCGCTGGAAGAGATGTCCTCAATGACGAAGCAGAACGCAAACCATGCAAACGAGGCCAAGGCGATGATGTCGGAGGCCACTACGATTGTCGAGAAGGTGGATCGCCACATGAAAGAGATGGCCGACGCCGTCGCCGAGATCAACCGGTCGAGCGAAGAGACGGGAAAGATCATCAAGACAATCGATGAAATCGCCTTTCAGACAAACCTTCTGGCGCTCAATGCAGCGGTGGAGGCAGCCCGGGCCGGGGAGGCCGGTGCCGGGTTTGCGGTGGTGGCAGACGAAGTGAGGAATCTTGCGATGCGGGCGTCCGATGCGGCGAAGAACACGAGCAACCTGATCGAGAACACGATCAAGGCGGTTCGCAAAGGAAGCGAGTTGACCCATGCAACTCAGGACGCCTTCAAGGAGAACGCCACGATTGCTCAAAAGATCGGCCAGTTGGTGGACGAGATTGCCACTGCATCAGTGGAACAGTCCCACGGAATCGCCCAGGTGAATTTGGCGGTTTCAGAGATGGACAAGGTGACCCAGTCAACGGCGGCCAATGCGGAGGAATCGGCAGCGGCCTCAGAGGAACTCAATGCACAGGCGGAGCAAATGAAGACTTTTGTGGAAGATCTGGTAAGAGTGGTTGGCGGCAGCTCGAATGGGGCGAGGTCAGGCGGCGGCCGGTTGCGACGGGAGCAGCCGGTTGCGTGGAAGGCTGTGGGGCATTCCGCTCTCGCGCTGCCGGAGCCGGTGAAAAAGGCTGTTGGCAAGGTGATGTTCAAGCCAAAGGGGCGAGTCACTCCAGAAGAGTTCATTCCGCTGAAGGATGGAGAATTCAATGAATTCTAA